In Streptomyces sp. NBC_00306, a single genomic region encodes these proteins:
- a CDS encoding pyridoxamine 5'-phosphate oxidase family protein — MTTSDQEFGSYGERLAQKQFGTAERAADFYDRQMHDVLTPAMREFIGDQTMVFLSTADAGGACDATFRGGPPGFVTVLDDRTLTYPEYRGNGVLAGVGNLVENPHLGLLFVDFTRHHIGLHVNGAVALRTDEEQRAAHPDLPRDAAPGRQAQLWVHVTVHEAYVHCSKYIPHLEPAPRPRTTELGRPKDAEYFLRRESARPAAAGATTTTGGVPQPRGLRRLWRR, encoded by the coding sequence TCCTACGGGGAACGGCTGGCCCAGAAGCAGTTCGGCACCGCCGAGCGGGCGGCCGACTTCTACGACCGGCAGATGCACGACGTACTCACGCCTGCCATGCGGGAGTTCATCGGTGACCAGACCATGGTGTTCCTGTCCACGGCGGACGCCGGCGGTGCCTGTGACGCGACGTTCCGCGGCGGGCCGCCCGGGTTCGTCACCGTGCTGGACGACCGCACGCTGACCTATCCCGAGTACCGCGGCAACGGCGTCCTGGCCGGTGTGGGGAACCTCGTCGAGAATCCCCATCTCGGCCTGCTGTTCGTCGACTTCACCCGGCATCACATCGGTCTGCACGTCAACGGCGCGGTCGCACTGCGCACCGACGAGGAGCAGCGTGCCGCGCACCCCGATCTTCCGCGGGACGCTGCTCCGGGACGGCAGGCGCAGTTGTGGGTGCACGTGACGGTCCACGAGGCGTACGTCCACTGCTCCAAGTACATTCCGCACCTGGAGCCGGCGCCGAGGCCCCGCACCACGGAGTTGGGCCGCCCGAAGGACGCGGAGTACTTCCTGCGGCGTGAGTCGGCCCGTCCGGCGGCTGCCGGTGCGACGACCACGACGGGTGGTGTCCCGCAGCCTCGTGGACTGCGACGGCTCTGGCGCCGCTGA